One stretch of Paenibacillus sp. FSL R5-0341 DNA includes these proteins:
- a CDS encoding helix-turn-helix domain-containing protein has translation MKLGQRLTELREKKGLTQDQMAERLGIKRPRYNSWENSIAKPDIEFIDKLAELHQVSVDFLLGRDSTAFPEWATPKDKRDFKTMLEEDGDVMFDGVPISGEDKEKIKRVMEAMFWDAKKDNKKTYGRKKKEE, from the coding sequence ATGAAACTAGGTCAGAGGTTAACAGAATTACGCGAAAAAAAAGGATTGACTCAAGATCAAATGGCAGAAAGACTCGGTATCAAACGTCCTAGGTACAATTCATGGGAAAATAGTATCGCAAAACCTGACATTGAGTTTATTGATAAATTGGCGGAACTGCATCAAGTTTCAGTAGATTTTCTGCTGGGTAGAGATTCAACAGCATTTCCTGAATGGGCAACTCCTAAAGATAAAAGAGATTTCAAAACAATGCTAGAGGAAGATGGAGATGTAATGTTTGACGGGGTACCTATCTCAGGTGAGGACAAAGAAAAGATCAAACGCGTCATGGAAGCAATGTTTTGGGACGCTAAAAAGGATAATAAGAAAACCTACGGTCGTAAAAAGAAAGAGGAATAG
- a CDS encoding tyrosine-type recombinase/integrase: protein MASFKKLKSGWRYRLKYTDPFTRQQKEKSEAGFRTKPEAELAAAQFLKQTIEGFEQSDIPLVDYIRNWIDNYKKGVVRKNTIKLHDNNLNTHIKPYFKRLMLQDLKPDMYQVFLDSLFKKGLSKRTVEIINSTVYSAIEHALIQGKILRNPCKGSIIKGEHKKKTIQFIDSEDIPKFLHTSRGDGYIYWIFFKVLIETGLRKGEAAALKWSDINFKEKTIRVDETLDFQAEDEDELFGDTKTENSTRTISVSNGIINDLRYHASWQNQNKINLGESMYRHDLNLVLCKNDGSPMPKSSLFNASKRILRKAGLSEELTIHSLRHTYAVVMLEAGADIKFVQEQLGHGSVQITSDVYAHISKKLEKRNIDKYEEYTSRIFGSENQKPGDVWGMQPQ, encoded by the coding sequence ATGGCAAGTTTCAAGAAATTAAAAAGTGGCTGGAGATATCGGTTAAAGTATACCGATCCGTTCACTCGACAACAAAAGGAAAAATCAGAGGCTGGTTTTCGAACGAAACCAGAAGCAGAGTTAGCGGCTGCGCAATTTTTAAAGCAGACAATAGAAGGGTTTGAACAGTCCGACATTCCTTTGGTAGATTACATTCGTAATTGGATTGATAATTACAAAAAAGGTGTTGTAAGAAAGAACACAATCAAATTACATGATAACAATCTTAACACCCATATCAAACCTTATTTTAAGCGTCTGATGCTCCAGGATTTAAAACCAGATATGTACCAAGTCTTTTTGGACTCTCTATTTAAAAAGGGACTCAGTAAACGAACGGTCGAGATCATTAACTCAACAGTATACTCAGCCATAGAGCATGCATTGATTCAAGGGAAAATATTACGCAATCCATGTAAAGGTTCAATTATTAAAGGAGAGCACAAAAAGAAGACGATCCAATTCATTGATTCAGAGGACATTCCCAAATTTCTTCATACTTCTCGAGGAGATGGGTACATTTATTGGATTTTCTTTAAAGTGCTGATTGAAACGGGGTTACGAAAAGGTGAGGCTGCCGCTTTAAAGTGGTCGGATATCAATTTCAAAGAAAAGACGATCCGCGTGGATGAAACACTCGATTTCCAAGCTGAAGACGAGGACGAACTTTTCGGAGATACAAAAACCGAAAATTCTACCCGCACAATTAGTGTAAGTAACGGAATTATTAATGATTTAAGGTATCATGCTTCATGGCAGAATCAAAATAAGATCAATTTAGGGGAGTCAATGTACAGACACGATTTAAACCTAGTCTTGTGCAAAAACGACGGTAGTCCGATGCCTAAATCTAGTCTCTTTAATGCTTCGAAGAGGATTTTGAGAAAGGCTGGTTTGAGTGAGGAATTAACAATTCACTCCTTAAGACATACCTATGCCGTGGTCATGCTTGAAGCTGGGGCTGACATAAAATTTGTACAAGAGCAGCTTGGGCATGGCAGTGTGCAAATTACATCCGATGTATATGCTCATATTTCTAAAAAGCTAGAAAAGCGTAACATTGATAAATATGAAGAGTACACTTCCCGTATTTTTGGATCAGAGAATCAAAAACCGGGGGATGTTTGGGGGATGCAACCTCAATAG
- a CDS encoding ImmA/IrrE family metallo-endopeptidase — MDDIVQGLIKRFKTNDPFIIAERLNIKVWYSDLGKNTRGMYYRKLRRRFIVINSDLSEPWMRFVCAHELAHDRLHPGISRFFLDEHSFFNAGKYERQANQFAIKLLTATIEPELGETKEQLLRRCSIPAELHSFL, encoded by the coding sequence ATGGACGATATCGTTCAAGGACTCATTAAACGCTTCAAGACAAACGACCCCTTTATAATTGCAGAAAGACTTAACATTAAGGTCTGGTACAGTGATCTTGGGAAGAATACACGTGGCATGTACTATCGTAAACTAAGGCGGCGCTTTATCGTAATTAACTCTGATCTAAGCGAGCCTTGGATGAGATTTGTTTGTGCCCACGAACTCGCCCATGATCGTCTCCACCCTGGCATAAGCAGATTCTTCTTAGATGAACACTCATTCTTTAATGCAGGCAAATACGAAAGACAGGCAAATCAGTTTGCAATTAAGTTACTGACAGCCACAATCGAACCAGAACTTGGCGAAACGAAAGAACAGTTACTAAGACGCTGCTCTATTCCAGCCGAACTACATAGCTTTTTGTAA
- a CDS encoding methionine gamma-lyase family protein, protein MVSFDSEISDLQHQVERQIEGKLQQIDRITDHNQWKVINAFQQRKVSDFHFAGSTGYAYNDRGREVLDEVYADVFGAEAALVRPHFASGTHTISTALFGVLRPGDELLYITGKPYDTLHKVIGKPGDGTGSLRDFGIGYRETALTAEGGVDWTAVEKSITPATKVIGIQRSRGYDWRSSFCVAEIAEMVTRVKAMKEDVIVFVDNCYGEFTEEREPTEVGVDLMAGSLIKNPGGGIAETGGYICGKEQYVQLAAYRLTAPGIGGEVGAMLGTTRGIYQGLYMAPTIVGQAIKGSTFAAAMFAQSGFVTKPAWNEARTDLIQAVQFSSAEHLIAFVQGIQRAAAVDSHVVPEPWDMPGYEHPVIMAAGTFIQGGSLELSADAPIREPYIGYMQGGLTYSHVKYGVLMALQTMKDRKLL, encoded by the coding sequence ATGGTAAGCTTTGATTCAGAAATATCTGATCTTCAGCATCAAGTGGAGCGTCAGATAGAAGGAAAACTTCAACAGATTGATCGGATCACAGATCACAACCAATGGAAGGTCATTAATGCTTTTCAACAGCGGAAAGTAAGTGATTTTCACTTTGCAGGTTCAACAGGTTATGCGTATAACGATCGTGGGCGTGAAGTGCTCGATGAAGTATATGCTGATGTGTTCGGCGCGGAAGCCGCGTTGGTACGTCCTCATTTTGCTTCGGGTACACATACGATTAGTACAGCTCTCTTTGGCGTGCTGCGCCCAGGTGACGAATTATTATACATCACGGGTAAGCCTTATGACACATTGCATAAAGTAATTGGCAAACCGGGCGATGGTACAGGTTCTTTACGCGATTTTGGCATCGGTTACCGTGAGACGGCTTTAACTGCAGAAGGTGGAGTCGATTGGACAGCAGTTGAGAAAAGCATCACACCGGCTACAAAAGTCATTGGGATTCAACGTTCACGTGGTTATGACTGGCGCTCATCCTTCTGCGTTGCTGAGATCGCTGAGATGGTTACACGTGTTAAAGCAATGAAGGAAGATGTCATCGTATTCGTGGATAATTGTTATGGTGAATTCACGGAGGAACGTGAACCGACAGAAGTCGGAGTTGATCTGATGGCCGGGTCACTTATTAAGAATCCTGGTGGAGGCATTGCTGAAACCGGTGGATACATATGTGGGAAGGAACAGTACGTACAACTTGCAGCTTATCGTCTGACAGCCCCAGGAATCGGGGGAGAAGTGGGAGCAATGCTAGGGACAACACGTGGCATCTATCAAGGACTTTACATGGCTCCGACAATTGTAGGACAAGCTATCAAAGGAAGTACGTTTGCTGCCGCGATGTTTGCTCAATCCGGATTTGTAACCAAACCCGCTTGGAATGAAGCTCGCACAGATCTGATTCAGGCTGTGCAGTTCAGCTCTGCCGAGCATCTGATCGCTTTCGTGCAGGGGATTCAGCGTGCAGCTGCTGTGGATAGCCACGTGGTTCCTGAACCTTGGGACATGCCTGGTTATGAACATCCTGTCATTATGGCGGCAGGTACGTTTATTCAGGGGGGAAGTCTGGAATTGTCAGCCGATGCACCTATTCGGGAGCCATATATCGGGTATATGCAAGGCGGATTAACGTACTCTCATGTCAAATATGGCGTTTTAATGGCGTTACAGACCATGAAAGATCGTAAATTATTGTGA
- the glnA gene encoding type I glutamate--ammonia ligase produces the protein MSYTKEDILRISKEENVRFIRLQFTDLLGAIKNVEIPVSQLTKALDNKMMFDGSSIEGYVRIEESDMYLYPDLDSWLIFPWVAENRVARLICDVYLPDGNPFPGDPRGILKRNLKEAEEMGFTSFNVGPEPEFFLFKTDEKGNPTNELNDQGGYFDLAPTDLGENCRRDIVITLEEMGFEIEASHHEVAPGQHEIDFKYADALKAADQIQTFKLVVKTIARQHGLHATFMPKPLFGMNGSGMHCNQSLFKGNENAFVDESDELGLSKTARHFMAGTLKHARAFAAITNPTVNSYKRLVPGYEAPCYVAWSASNRSPMIRIPASRGLSTRVEVRNPDPAANPYLALAVLLKAGLDGIKRELSLPAPIDRNIYIMSEEERVEEGIPSLPADLKEALNELIRSEVICDALGDHALAHFYELKEIEWDMYRTQVHQWERDQYITLY, from the coding sequence GTGAGTTATACAAAAGAAGACATTCTCCGCATTTCGAAAGAAGAAAACGTACGATTCATTCGATTGCAATTTACTGATTTGCTTGGAGCTATCAAAAACGTTGAGATTCCTGTGAGCCAGTTGACTAAGGCTCTGGATAACAAAATGATGTTCGATGGATCTTCCATTGAAGGTTATGTACGTATTGAAGAGTCCGACATGTACCTCTATCCAGATCTAGATTCTTGGCTTATTTTCCCATGGGTTGCAGAGAACCGTGTTGCACGCCTGATTTGTGACGTGTATCTTCCGGATGGTAATCCGTTCCCAGGAGATCCGCGTGGCATCTTGAAACGTAATCTGAAGGAAGCCGAAGAAATGGGATTCACTTCCTTCAACGTCGGTCCTGAACCAGAGTTCTTCTTGTTCAAAACAGACGAAAAAGGAAACCCGACTAACGAACTGAATGACCAAGGTGGATATTTTGACCTTGCGCCTACGGATCTTGGTGAAAACTGTCGTCGTGACATCGTTATCACACTTGAAGAAATGGGCTTTGAGATCGAAGCTTCCCACCATGAGGTAGCTCCAGGTCAGCATGAGATCGACTTTAAATATGCTGATGCTCTGAAAGCAGCAGACCAGATCCAAACGTTCAAACTCGTTGTTAAAACGATTGCACGTCAGCATGGTCTACATGCTACCTTTATGCCGAAACCACTGTTTGGTATGAACGGTTCCGGTATGCACTGTAACCAATCCTTGTTCAAAGGCAATGAGAATGCATTCGTTGACGAGTCGGACGAGCTGGGTCTGAGCAAAACTGCACGTCACTTTATGGCTGGAACGCTCAAGCATGCGCGTGCGTTTGCAGCAATTACTAACCCAACTGTGAACTCATACAAACGTCTTGTACCAGGATATGAAGCGCCTTGCTATGTAGCATGGTCTGCTAGTAACCGTAGCCCAATGATCCGTATTCCAGCTTCCCGTGGCCTGAGTACACGTGTTGAAGTTCGTAACCCGGATCCGGCTGCTAACCCTTACCTGGCTTTGGCTGTTTTGTTGAAAGCAGGTCTGGACGGAATCAAACGTGAGCTTTCCTTACCAGCTCCAATTGACCGTAACATCTATATCATGTCAGAAGAAGAGCGCGTGGAAGAAGGCATTCCAAGCCTGCCAGCTGACCTGAAAGAAGCATTGAATGAATTGATCCGCAGCGAAGTCATCTGTGACGCTCTCGGCGACCACGCCTTGGCTCACTTCTATGAGCTGAAAGAAATTGAGTGGGATATGTATCGCACACAAGTCCACCAATGGGAACGCGATCAATATATTACTTTGTATTAA
- a CDS encoding ParB N-terminal domain-containing protein, with translation MLIDINKIKVSDRIRKDFGGIEELAQDIDQNGLINPILVTPDYQLIAGERRLRAHQYLERKEVAVRVMEIEDYEHQLRLEISENEHRKEFTFSERVEWAKRLEDVERIKAKERMAGGKENIPEHPAGQVRDIVADQAGFGSGRTYDKAKYIMENATPEIIQQLDEGIISTHKAYVETKERLEAAVREAETRANQAEQEKEELQRRYKDAIPADQVDEAVAAAVERRDEETEVILAQKAQEAAKQIKERDQYWKDKLQGDVENERLKVEELKAGYQRTKEELETMKLQQPDDFDDQQAASQMKKLRFEADSNTIQISIHIKQFLQKVGITSFMLGAVSGASTSEKKRLSEGLDMLQSFIDQLRPAINSRKVVEKHDIDS, from the coding sequence GTGTTAATTGACATAAACAAAATCAAAGTCAGTGACCGAATTCGTAAGGACTTCGGCGGTATCGAAGAACTGGCGCAAGACATTGATCAAAATGGTCTCATTAATCCTATCCTTGTAACACCAGATTATCAATTAATAGCTGGAGAACGTCGATTGCGTGCTCATCAGTATTTGGAGCGTAAGGAAGTAGCGGTTCGCGTCATGGAAATTGAGGATTATGAACATCAACTCCGATTAGAAATTTCCGAAAACGAGCATCGAAAAGAGTTCACGTTCTCGGAGCGAGTCGAATGGGCCAAACGCCTTGAGGATGTTGAACGAATTAAGGCAAAAGAGCGAATGGCTGGAGGCAAGGAAAATATTCCTGAGCATCCTGCTGGACAAGTCCGCGATATCGTAGCTGATCAAGCAGGCTTTGGATCGGGCAGAACCTACGACAAAGCCAAGTACATCATGGAAAATGCGACACCAGAAATCATCCAGCAACTTGATGAAGGGATCATATCTACACACAAAGCGTATGTGGAGACAAAGGAACGGCTTGAAGCTGCTGTACGAGAGGCTGAGACTCGGGCTAACCAAGCTGAGCAGGAGAAGGAAGAACTCCAGCGGCGGTATAAGGATGCAATTCCAGCAGATCAGGTAGATGAGGCAGTAGCGGCAGCGGTTGAGCGCCGAGACGAGGAGACGGAAGTTATCCTGGCGCAGAAAGCTCAGGAAGCTGCTAAGCAAATCAAAGAGCGTGATCAATACTGGAAGGACAAGCTTCAGGGTGATGTAGAAAATGAGCGCCTGAAGGTGGAAGAATTGAAAGCGGGTTATCAAAGGACAAAAGAAGAGTTGGAGACAATGAAGCTCCAACAGCCTGATGACTTTGATGACCAACAAGCGGCATCTCAGATGAAAAAACTTCGCTTTGAAGCTGACAGTAACACTATTCAAATCAGCATTCATATTAAACAGTTTCTTCAGAAGGTTGGTATTACATCATTCATGCTTGGAGCAGTATCTGGTGCAAGCACAAGTGAGAAGAAACGATTGTCAGAAGGTCTTGATATGCTCCAATCTTTCATAGACCAACTTCGTCCGGCAATTAATTCAAGAAAGGTGGTAGAGAAACATGACATTGATTCCTAA
- a CDS encoding MerR family transcriptional regulator, whose protein sequence is MGDEIRRNMALFPIGIVMKLTDLSARQIRYYEQHSLIVPARTSGNQRLFSFNDVERLLEIKALIEKGVNIAGIKQVMNPVSKESEEATVITPDTEVKRRELSDTQLHRLLKQQLVSGKRPGQVSLIQGELSRFFNKK, encoded by the coding sequence ATGGGTGATGAAATTCGCAGAAATATGGCCTTATTCCCGATTGGTATTGTAATGAAACTTACGGATCTGTCTGCACGTCAGATTCGTTATTATGAGCAGCACAGCTTGATCGTTCCTGCGAGAACGTCAGGTAATCAACGTTTGTTCTCTTTTAATGACGTTGAGAGATTGCTAGAGATTAAGGCTTTGATTGAAAAAGGAGTTAACATCGCGGGGATCAAACAAGTGATGAATCCTGTTTCGAAAGAATCCGAGGAAGCTACAGTTATCACGCCAGATACTGAAGTCAAACGCAGAGAGCTGTCCGATACGCAGTTGCATCGCTTGCTGAAGCAACAGCTTGTATCAGGTAAGAGACCTGGACAAGTATCTCTCATTCAGGGAGAGCTTTCCCGATTCTTTAATAAAAAGTAA
- a CDS encoding group-specific protein, translated as MLSISVDEKEIKKLLKEKVTEILKEADAEYIFWDASELKRRTCMSWNFIQDQFFFDQRFPKRKVGSKWYFPARETREFLEEWLAEQPVI; from the coding sequence ATGCTATCGATCAGCGTTGATGAAAAAGAAATAAAAAAACTCCTGAAGGAAAAAGTGACAGAGATTTTAAAAGAAGCCGATGCGGAGTATATCTTCTGGGATGCCTCTGAATTGAAGCGCAGGACTTGCATGAGTTGGAATTTCATACAGGATCAATTCTTCTTTGATCAAAGGTTTCCTAAAAGAAAAGTCGGAAGTAAATGGTACTTTCCAGCAAGAGAAACACGTGAATTTTTGGAAGAGTGGCTAGCAGAACAGCCAGTAATATAA
- a CDS encoding ORF6C domain-containing protein, giving the protein MTLIPNQPDYLTIVERQLQLTEAQGVAIRGLWDGMKQMQDDVAEKVGEVQMMVQEVRDSVTLTDAECYQLQSLVRKKSNSLTKDRYKESDEKFKDLVGRYRRMVWSKLKDRFEVAKYSHVRRIDFDDAVEFIKEFRPEDYI; this is encoded by the coding sequence ATGACATTGATTCCTAATCAGCCTGACTATCTGACAATCGTTGAAAGACAGTTGCAGCTTACAGAGGCGCAGGGAGTTGCTATCCGAGGATTGTGGGATGGCATGAAACAAATGCAAGATGACGTTGCTGAAAAAGTTGGAGAGGTTCAGATGATGGTGCAGGAGGTCCGGGACAGCGTAACGCTTACGGATGCGGAGTGCTACCAACTCCAGTCTCTTGTCCGCAAGAAGTCGAATTCGTTAACAAAGGACAGGTACAAAGAGTCTGACGAGAAATTCAAGGACCTGGTCGGTCGTTATCGTAGGATGGTCTGGAGTAAATTGAAAGATCGGTTTGAGGTAGCGAAATATAGCCATGTACGGCGTATCGACTTTGATGATGCGGTAGAGTTCATTAAGGAGTTTCGTCCGGAAGACTACATCTGA
- a CDS encoding DUF402 domain-containing protein, with translation MKRKFGDRANWRRITNRQFTCRFVQSKIFTGYITLYTIQDLKEPLWKTYGGSTFCIADKGYSWLQYYPKGEHFVVTAMFDDQERIVEWYIDTCRSQGITDQGVPWFDDLYLDVVVLKDGEVFLLDEDELEDALSRKHITTGDYDLANKTAKELLHAIDAHVFPYFQLSLKHRQSLFENGEFRKNIQI, from the coding sequence ATGAAACGGAAATTCGGGGACCGCGCGAACTGGCGCCGGATTACGAACCGACAATTCACATGCCGGTTCGTTCAATCCAAAATTTTCACAGGTTATATTACGTTGTACACCATACAGGATTTGAAAGAACCTCTGTGGAAAACATATGGAGGCAGTACCTTCTGTATCGCAGATAAAGGTTATTCTTGGCTGCAATACTATCCGAAGGGAGAACACTTTGTAGTTACGGCGATGTTTGACGATCAGGAACGGATTGTAGAGTGGTACATTGATACATGTCGTAGTCAGGGGATAACCGATCAAGGTGTTCCTTGGTTTGATGACCTGTATCTGGATGTCGTTGTGCTGAAAGATGGAGAAGTGTTTTTGCTGGACGAAGATGAGCTTGAAGATGCATTGTCACGGAAGCATATTACGACAGGTGATTATGACTTGGCAAACAAGACGGCAAAGGAACTGCTGCATGCCATTGATGCACATGTATTCCCATACTTTCAGTTATCACTGAAGCACAGGCAGAGTTTGTTTGAGAACGGAGAGTTTCGAAAAAACATTCAGATTTGA
- a CDS encoding AAA family ATPase: protein MNGRVMAAGEQPGGRPSRQINIVLRNQEPQMLVKDEAAAVQAAKSITKHAHFQEIQGELEQLVGLENIKDLVFEIYAFLQIAQMRTEAGLLSGAHVYHMIFKGNPGTGKTTVARIVAKLFQKMGVLSKGHLIEVERADLVGEYIGHTAQKTRDLVKKALGGILFIDEAYSLARGGEKDFGKEAIDTLVKSMEDNKNQFILILAGYSEEIDFFLQTNPGLPSRFPIQVEFPDYSIDQLIQISEIMAKERDYILMPQTILKLKQHLLQEKNDSLHAFSNARYVRNAIERSIRHQAVRLLEQYSEGSPGKLELMTIRTEDLNFERK, encoded by the coding sequence ATGAACGGACGGGTCATGGCTGCAGGAGAGCAACCAGGAGGCAGACCATCCAGACAAATTAATATTGTATTGCGTAACCAGGAACCTCAGATGTTGGTCAAAGACGAAGCAGCGGCAGTACAGGCGGCTAAGAGTATAACCAAACATGCGCACTTCCAGGAGATACAGGGTGAATTGGAACAACTGGTTGGACTTGAAAATATCAAGGACTTGGTATTTGAAATCTATGCTTTCCTACAGATTGCTCAAATGCGTACCGAAGCAGGCTTACTTAGTGGCGCGCACGTGTATCATATGATCTTCAAAGGTAATCCGGGGACCGGTAAGACAACTGTAGCCAGAATTGTTGCGAAACTTTTTCAGAAGATGGGTGTGTTGAGTAAAGGACATCTTATTGAAGTAGAGCGTGCGGATCTGGTAGGAGAGTATATCGGTCACACGGCGCAGAAAACAAGAGATCTGGTCAAAAAGGCACTCGGTGGGATCTTGTTCATTGATGAAGCATACAGTTTGGCACGCGGTGGTGAGAAGGATTTTGGCAAGGAAGCCATTGATACGCTTGTGAAGTCCATGGAAGATAATAAAAATCAGTTTATACTGATTCTTGCCGGGTATTCGGAAGAAATTGATTTTTTTCTCCAGACGAATCCGGGGTTACCTTCCCGCTTTCCCATTCAGGTAGAGTTTCCAGACTATAGTATTGATCAGTTGATTCAAATCTCTGAGATTATGGCCAAAGAGCGTGATTATATTCTAATGCCACAGACCATACTCAAGTTGAAGCAACATTTGCTTCAGGAAAAAAATGATTCGCTGCATGCGTTCAGTAACGCCAGATACGTTCGTAATGCCATTGAGCGTTCGATCAGGCATCAGGCGGTTCGCTTGTTGGAACAATACTCAGAAGGCAGTCCAGGGAAACTGGAGCTGATGACAATCCGTACAGAGGATTTGAACTTTGAGCGAAAGTAA
- a CDS encoding helix-turn-helix transcriptional regulator, with amino-acid sequence METQKRQFFSDCRKHKGTQAKVAQDNKISTVYVRMIENGTFTPGRDLMFKLSKYFGHPAEKLFPDYFERLLSHAKSDN; translated from the coding sequence GTGGAAACACAAAAGCGACAATTTTTCTCAGACTGTAGGAAACATAAAGGCACACAAGCAAAAGTGGCTCAAGATAATAAAATCTCAACGGTTTATGTTCGAATGATTGAGAATGGAACATTCACTCCTGGCAGAGATCTCATGTTCAAATTATCAAAATATTTCGGTCATCCAGCAGAAAAACTGTTTCCTGATTATTTTGAAAGGCTTCTTAGTCATGCAAAAAGCGATAATTAA
- the hflX gene encoding GTPase HflX, producing the protein MTNGTHDTDMVKKDRAVLVSLVTDDVKRTGINPEYSLEELVKLAETAGVEVLSVLSQNREKRDTKWFIGKGKVEELRAIAEELGATTAIFDQELSGAQVRNLEETLDLKIIDRTQLILDIFAQRANTREGIIQVELAQHSYLLPRLSGHGKNLSRLGGGIGTRGPGESKLETDRRHIRGRIDDLKRHLEELTRHRKLHRERRKKTGIVQVALVGYTNAGKSTLLKQLTAADVYIQDQLFATLDPTSRTMELPSGKEIVLTDTVGFIQNLPHDLIAAFRATLEEVNEADLILHVVDASSAMREDQMRTVNTILQELGSGDKPQLVLYNKKDACTPEQLEMLPLDKDHIKVSALDSDDLLKIRELIQTELTGDTKRFRIPAERGDLTSVLYKIGDVVDTSFEENDVIYEVELQKGEYEKFGYMLEEFIEL; encoded by the coding sequence ATGACAAATGGCACACATGATACAGATATGGTCAAAAAAGATCGCGCCGTCTTGGTGAGTCTTGTTACGGATGATGTTAAACGTACAGGTATCAATCCGGAGTACTCTTTAGAGGAACTGGTGAAACTTGCCGAGACAGCTGGAGTGGAAGTGCTGAGTGTGCTTTCTCAGAACAGGGAAAAACGTGATACCAAATGGTTCATTGGTAAAGGTAAGGTGGAAGAGCTTCGTGCAATTGCGGAGGAACTCGGAGCAACTACAGCTATTTTTGATCAGGAATTGTCAGGTGCGCAGGTTCGTAATCTGGAAGAAACCCTCGATCTCAAAATTATTGACCGTACCCAATTGATTTTGGACATCTTTGCACAACGTGCCAACACCAGAGAAGGTATCATTCAAGTGGAGTTGGCTCAACATAGCTACTTGTTGCCACGGTTGTCCGGTCATGGTAAGAACCTTTCCAGACTTGGAGGCGGAATCGGAACAAGAGGTCCGGGTGAAAGCAAGCTGGAGACAGACCGCCGTCACATCCGTGGTCGTATCGATGATCTGAAGCGTCATCTGGAAGAATTGACTCGTCATCGCAAGTTGCATCGTGAACGCCGTAAAAAGACAGGTATTGTTCAGGTGGCCCTTGTTGGTTATACCAATGCTGGCAAATCAACCTTGCTCAAGCAGTTAACTGCTGCAGATGTGTATATTCAAGATCAGCTATTCGCTACACTGGATCCAACATCACGCACGATGGAACTTCCAAGTGGTAAAGAGATCGTACTTACCGACACGGTAGGATTTATTCAAAATCTCCCGCATGATCTAATTGCAGCATTCCGTGCAACGCTGGAGGAAGTGAATGAAGCAGACCTGATCCTGCATGTTGTTGACGCCTCATCAGCTATGCGTGAAGATCAGATGCGAACGGTTAACACGATTCTGCAAGAACTTGGTTCAGGGGACAAGCCACAGTTAGTGCTCTATAACAAGAAAGATGCATGTACTCCTGAACAGCTTGAGATGCTTCCATTGGATAAGGACCATATCAAAGTAAGCGCATTAGACTCGGACGATCTACTTAAAATCCGTGAATTGATTCAGACGGAGCTGACAGGTGACACGAAGCGCTTCCGTATTCCGGCAGAACGTGGTGATCTTACGTCGGTACTCTACAAAATTGGTGACGTCGTGGATACCAGCTTTGAAGAGAATGATGTGATTTATGAAGTTGAATTGCAAAAAGGTGAATATGAGAAATTTGGTTATATGCTTGAAGAATTCATTGAATTGTAA